In Ignavibacteriales bacterium, the sequence CAGATCCTCGCAGCTGACATGAATTACATTGATCTGGATGATGATGTGCGGCAGTACATTTTGCTCACCATCCCGCAAAAGCTTTTATGCAAGGAAGACTGTCAGGGATTTTGTCCCACGTGCGGGGTGAATAAAAATATTGCGAGTTGCACCTGTGGCGCTCAGGAGGTAGACTCGCGTTGGGATGTGCTAAAGAAGCTGTCCCATAACTGAGTATATAATTTAAGGAAGTATCATATGCCTAATCCTAAACGACGACATTCCAAAGCTCGCGGACGTAAGCGCCGAACACATTACAAGGCAACGGCACCGTCAACACAAGAATGCCCCAATTGCCACGAACAAAAACTGCAACACCGGGCATGTCCCCACTGCGGATTCTATAATGGCCGCTCTATAGTCACCCCGAAGGAAGCCTAATTAGCAGGATACGCCTCGATACCGGAAGATAGGTATCAGAAGCGAATTTCATGGAATCTCCC encodes:
- the rpmF gene encoding 50S ribosomal protein L32, with the translated sequence MPNPKRRHSKARGRKRRTHYKATAPSTQECPNCHEQKLQHRACPHCGFYNGRSIVTPKEA